A window of Fusarium musae strain F31 chromosome 1, whole genome shotgun sequence genomic DNA:
CGTGTAAGAGGGGGTCGACAGACCTTCCAAGTGGATAGCGATCCATTAATCTGTCCAATCGCATAAGACAGAATACCCCCAAACACACCAGCGAAAGTATTATACCAGAACGCTGTTCTCAAAGGCTGCTCATTTCTCAGATACCACATCGAGTTGATGATCATCATACAAGGTAACACAGCAGCTTCAAAAACACCGAGAAGGAATCTGATAGTCGCCAGCCCTGCAAAGTTATGGCAAAGAGCCATGAAGCATAGAGCAATACCCCATAGAGTGAGGCAGCCACCGACGTATTTGCCGATAGGTATCTTGGTCATTAGCCACAAATTGGGAAATTCCATGGCGAGGTAACCGAAGTagaagatgctgctgagcCAACTGTACTCTTGGGGCTTGAGATGAGCATCTTCTTTGATGCCGAAAATGGCAGCATATCCCAAAGCGTTCTATGGAGAGTCAGTCATCAGTCAGCTGCGATTGTTTCGCTGAAGCATACCTTGTCCAAGAAGGCGAGTGTCATAGACAGAACAGCAAGTGGCATGACGACCAGATCTGTCTTGAGGAGGAGTCGCTTTGACTGCGCCTTGGTCAATTCCAGGACCTCATCTTGGACATGATCAGAGGCAACGGATTGAGCCATATCCTTAGCCGCGCCCTCGCCAGTTGTTGATCTAAGTGACATGATGCAAAGATATCGCAGCGAAACACCAAAGATCGAGGGTGTCGTCTCGACATCAGAGTGTTACATGACCCGACCTTTATGAATTTCCCAAGTCAAGTCTGCTACAAAGTTAGTCTACCACTTCCCCGGGTTTAGCGGGGCCAAATTTCGCTGCAACGGGGAGTTTATCGCTGTAGTTTCTCAGGCTTCGGTGTACAACGAGACGCTCGGTCACCACCGAGCTCACTACTCGGACGCTACCGAGGGGACTTTACTGCTTTGAGGAGTTCTAGCCTATCACCCCGCCTTGTTATCTGGGGTTGGGGATGATAACGAACGAACCAGATTGAATGCCGATGACGATTGGGGAGCCTTGCGATCACGTCAAGTTACAGTGGGTAGTTGGCCGATGTTGATAACAGACCTGCGTATGGAACGGTCGTCAGGAGAGAAAAGTCTGCATCAGGCGGCAGAAATAAATTCATAAAAGACTATACTAAATTGATCCTAAAGTTGTAATGAATTACCCCAAGTTGAACAAACTCTTATCGCCTTGTATTGAAGTCCGAGGCGCGAGTATCAAGTGAGCAGATGATCCAAGCCTTATCGGACTATCACCTCGTTTGCGCCAGTCAGCTCGGTCACGACCGAATTTGCCGTCCGGTGGACACCGAGATCACCTCCACAGTCCGAAGATCCAACTAATATCAGCCGTATTAAAATTCCCGGAGATATAATATTTGGCTGAATTGAACCATTCCACCTCGATATCACGAAATCACGACTCCATATACGATACCCAGTAGAGAGCACAAATGACAAACACCAAGCAGGGAAGCCATGGAGGTTCGACGCATAGCTCCGTGCCAAATGCGAAGAATGCTTCCATCAAGGTAATTTGTTTCATGCAACCTGCACATGATAGTTACTGAAGGAAAAATAGGTTGGAATTCGTGACGGTGTTACCGGCGAGTTCAATTTGGTACCCCGAGCAGAGGCTGTAGTTTCAGTATTTGACTCAAATTTTCTCATTGGTGATGGCATTTGGGTAAGCTCTGGTTGGCGAAAAGTTACGACACCATGGCTGACACTAGTGAAGGAAGGTATCCGTGCAAACAAGAGCCGAGTTCAGTTTGCCAAAGAACACATAAACCGCCTATTCCAGTCAGCAAAAGCCATGTACATGGACCTCGGCCTGTCCAAAGGAGATCTTCTCGACCTCATCCACGAAACGCTTGATGCGAATGACATGGGTGACGATGAACATGTTCACATCCGCCTTGTCGTTAGTCGTGGTCTGAAGGCTACACCCTACCAAAACCCCAAAGTTAACATCGGCCTTCCTCTTATCGTCATCATTCCCGAGtccaaggctgttgatcCCGACTCCAAGTCAAGAGGCTTGAGACTTGCGACAACATGGGTCCGCCGTGGCCCGCCTGACGTTAAGGACGAGCAGTGGAATCATATCTCAAAAGCCACGGATGTTCAAGCTTGTATTCACGCTAATGTGATGAACGTCGACGAAGCACTGATGCTTGACCTACGGGGTTTCGTCAAGACATGCAACTCagtcaacttcttcatcgttcGTGGTGATGAAGTCTGGGCGCCTACCAAGGATAACCAGATGCAAGGAATTACTCGTCAAAAGACCATTGACGTCTGTCGAGCCAACGGCATCACTGTTCGAGAGCTTGACTTTACTCTCACCGAGGCATATGGCGCAGATGAGGCTTTCTGTACAGGGACTTTCCCATCACAGATCCATGTCACTGAGATCGATGGCCGAGTGATAGGTGATGGCAAGAGAGGACCCGTCACCGAAAGGATACAGCAACTGTACTCGGAGCTTGTGAGGAAAGACGTGGAGAGGTCGAGagaggagatcaaggcgGAAGTGGTTAGTCCACGAGATTTGTCGTTCTTGAAGTCAAAACTATAGCTGTAATATTACTGGCACGACTATTATTAATCCTTGATCACTTCAAAGACAGTCTTTCCCAACCCGCCTTTTCCGTTGTATGTCTGATTGCAAGCTTCGCGGACTGCCTTAATATCTCTCATGTCGACCTTGGCACCAACAATTGGCTTCACCTTTCCACTCTCCACATAGCCTGTAAGCGTATCCAGATCCTCTCGATTTGGATCTAGGAAGTGATACATATATGTGACGCCCCATCGCCAAGCCCGGAGTCTGCGTATCGCGTCCGCTGCATCAAGGAAAACTCGTCCGGCGAATGGGATCCGAGGGTTATCTGGACGCCGCATTACGCTTGATGCCTGAagagttgatgctgatggagttgttgagattgagacgATCATGCCGGTTGAGGGGACCATAAGAGAGAGGAATTCCATGGCTTGGCCGGTAGTGTCGAAGCAAAAGTCGACGGACTTTGAAGGAATGGCTTCTGAGATTTTCTCCTTGGTGTAATCTATGACTGTGATACTGGTTAGCCACCTCTCGCTGTTTGATGTCAGAACTTACTCTGATCCACTGTGCcctcgccaagaagctctgaTACTTTTGGGATTTTTGCGGTCGAGACTGTAGTGATAACCTTTCCGGCATGGAATACGTTCTTGGCCAACTGGCAGGCGATGGCTCCTGTTCCACTCACTGCCAACAAGCATCAATATTTTTGTCGATGATAGAAGTGATGTATGACTTACAGCCCGCAGGGATAAACACTGTCTTGCCCTCTAGTGAGCCCTTGTACTGCCCGAGAACCTGCAAGGCTGTGACTCCGGCCAGTGGCAATGATGCAGCGTCGGCAAAGGAGAGACTCTTAGGTTTCAAAGATACATAGTGATCTGGGCACTTTGCAAATTCACTCCAGGCACCTGTTGCATGATGTCAGTAGTCAGTCTGACCTCTCA
This region includes:
- a CDS encoding hypothetical protein (EggNog:ENOG41), encoding MATEMLSITAPSYTSPSGYKLSTVSKPTITEEKDVLIKVHAASINPVDVKKAAGVFKMAIKEEFPYKIGYDAAGVVVEVGKGVARLKVGDEVYTRLPEVGRGAWSEFAKCPDHYVSLKPKSLSFADAASLPLAGVTALQVLGQYKGSLEGKTVFIPAGLSGTGAIACQLAKNVFHAGKVITTVSTAKIPKVSELLGEGTVDQNYTKEKISEAIPSKSVDFCFDTTGQAMEFLSLMVPSTGMIVSISTTPSASTLQASSVMRRPDNPRIPFAGRVFLDAADAIRRLRAWRWGVTYMYHFLDPNREDLDTLTGYVESGKVKPIVGAKVDMRDIKAVREACNQTYNGKGGLGKTVFEVIKD
- a CDS encoding hypothetical protein (EggNog:ENOG41), coding for MTNTKQGSHGVKEGIRANKSRVQFAKEHINRLFQSAKAMYMDLGLSKGDLLDLIHETLDANDMGDDEHVHIRLVVSRGLKATPYQNPKVNIGLPLIVIIPESKAVDPDSKSRGLRLATTWVRRGPPDVKDEQWNHISKATDVQACIHANVMNVDEALMLDLRGFVKTCNSVNFFIVRGDEVWAPTKDNQMQGITRQKTIDVCRANGITVRELDFTLTEAYGADEAFCTGTFPSQIHVTEIDGRVIGDGKRGPVTERIQQLYSELVRKDVERSREEIKAEVVSPRDLSFLKSKL